One Malania oleifera isolate guangnan ecotype guangnan chromosome 10, ASM2987363v1, whole genome shotgun sequence genomic region harbors:
- the LOC131166577 gene encoding uncharacterized protein LOC131166577 has translation MKYKDPKQPIDERIKDLMGRMTLPEKIGQMVQIDRVNVTADIMKNYFIGSLLSAGGSVPEPEATPETWVKMVNELQRGALGTRLGIPYIYGIDAVHGHNNVYRATIFPHNVGLGVTRDPDLVKRIGAATALEVRATGIQYAFAPCIAVCRDPRWGRCYESYSEDHKIVQMMTDIIPGLQGDLPPNATNSTPYVSGKEKVAACAKHFVGDGGTVNGINENNTIATSKMLFGIHMPAYYDSISKGVSTVMISYSSLNGIKMHANRHMVTNFLKKTLKFNGFVISDWQGIDRITSPPHSNYTYSIQAALLAGIDMVMVPYNYTEFIDGVTDLVNKKVVPMNRINDAVRRILRVKFTMGLFENPLADNSLAPKLGCKEHRELAREAVRKSLVLLKNGNSTVEGPLLPLPKKAKKILVAGTHAHNLGYQCGGWTIEWQGLSGNNLTTGTTILDAIRAAVDPSTQVVFSENPAADFVKAGGFSYAVVAVGEQPYAETKGDNQNLTLPEPGPITIANVCGAAKCAVIIVSGRPLVVEPYVGLVDALVAAWLPGSEGQGVADALFGDYGFTGKLARTWFRRVDQLPMNVGDSDYDPLFPFGFGLETKPLKRKRGFIN, from the exons ACCCGAAGCAGCCCATCGACGAACGCATCAAGGATCTCATGGGCAGAATGACTCTGCCGGAGAAGATCGGCCAGATGGTCCAAATCGATCGGGTTAACGTCACCGCCGATATCATGAAAAACTACTTCATcg GGAGTTTGTTGAGTGCTGGGGGGAGCGTGCCGGAGCCGGAGGCAACGCCGGAGACATGGGTGAAGATGGTGAATGAGTTGCAGAGGGGGGCGTTGGGGACGAGACTGGGAATACCCTACATCTATGGAATAGATGCGGTGCATGGGCATAACAACGTCTACAGGGCCACCATCTTCCCGCACAATGTCGGCCTTGGAGTTACCAG GGATCCTGATCTTGTGAAGAGGATTGGTGCAGCTACTGCACTTGAAGTAAGAGCCACGGGCATTCAGTATGCTTTTGCTCCATGCATTGCG GTATGCAGAGATCCAAGGTGGGGAAGGTGTTACGAGAGCTACAGCGAAGACCACAAGATTGTGCAGATGATGACAGACATCATTCCTGGCTTGCAAGGAGATCTTCCCCCCAATGCTACTAACTCTACGCCTTACGTTTCTGGAAA GGAGAAGGTAGCAGCGTGTGCGAAGCACTTCGTAGGGGATGGAGGGACGGTGAACGGGATAAACGAGAACAACACAATAGCGACCTCCAAAATGCTGTTCGGCATCCACATGCCCGCCTACTACGACTCCATCTCCAAGGGCGTTTCTACCGTCATGATCTCCTACTCTAGCTTGAACGGCATCAAAATGCATGCTAACCGCCACATGGTCACCAACTTCCTCAAAAAAACCCTCAAATTTAAT GGTTTTGTGATATCGGATTGGCAGGGGATTGACAGGATCACCTCTCCTCCCCATTCCAACTACACCTATTCTATTCAAGCTGCACTTCTAGCTGGCATTGACATG GTAATGGTTCCATATAACTATACGGAGTTTATTGACGGGGTCACGGATCTGGTAAACAAGAAGGTCGTCCCCATGAACCGTATAAACGATGCAGTTCGAAGGATATTGCGGGTCAAGTTCACCATGGGTCTCTTCGAAAACCCTCTTGCCGATAACTCTCTCGCTCCCAAGCTTGGCTgcaag GAGCATAGAGAGCTAGCGAGGGAAGCCGTGAGGAAATCGCTGGTGCTGCTAAAGAATGGCAACTCTACGGTGGAAGGCCCATTGCTTCCCCTCCCGAAGAAGGCCAAAAAGATCCTTGTCGCTGGCACCCATGCCCACAACTTGGGCTACCAATGTGGCGGCTGGACTATCGAGTGGCAGGGACTTAGCGGCAACAACCTCACCACAG GAACCACCATCCTGGACGCCATCAGGGCCGCCGTGGACCCATCGACCCAAGTAGTTTTCAGCGAGAACCCGGCGGCAGACTTCGTGAAGGCCGGCGGGTTCTCCTACGCAGTGGTGGCGGTGGGGGAGCAGCCGTATGCGGAGACCAAGGGCGACAACCAGAACCTCACTCTCCCAGAGCCGGGCCCCATCACGATCGCCAACGTGTGCGGGGCGGCGAAGTGCGCGGTGATCATAGTGTCGGGGCGGCCACTGGTGGTGGAGCCGTACGTGGGGTTGGTGGATGCTCTGGTGGCGGCATGGCTCCCCGGCAGCGAAGGGCAGGGCGTGGCGGACGCCCTCTTTGGGGACTACGGCTTCACAGGAAAGCTCGCCAGGACGTGGTTCCGGAGAGTTGATCAGCTGCCCATGAACGTCGGTGATTCCGACTACGACCCTCTTTTCCCGTTTGGGTTTGGGTTGGAAACTAAGCCATTGAAGCGGAAAAGAGGATTCATTAATTAA